The Thunnus thynnus chromosome 22, fThuThy2.1, whole genome shotgun sequence genome includes a window with the following:
- the ino80b gene encoding INO80 complex subunit B isoform X1, giving the protein MGKRKEMIHPRFLGEGGSGLHSVHKRKHKKHKKHKKKHHNFTEAPEPEPVVVPRPPPQLRLKIKLGGQTLGTKSVPTFTVHPGVARPPSPLMIIDNNDDDDDDDDDDDDEEPSVPLEQYRAWLDEDSNLATSPLPDMDSDSMMGGPVDEEERWLDALEKGELDDNGELKKEVDESLLTARQKALLHKQQIQPLLELPMGYKEKEMTAEMMQKREERARKRRLQAAKKAEENKNQTIERLTKTSKAKIKSMKEKKSKQSQCPMVRYSDSVQGVTISFPTGVPTPASAPPCPPPPSPASCGVNGCSNLKKYSCSKTGVPLCSLECYKRNLLLVQSAA; this is encoded by the exons AtggggaaaaggaaagaaatgatTCACCCCAGGTTTCTCG GTGAAGGCGGCTCTGGACTTCACAGCGTTCACAAGCGGAAACATAAAAAGCACAAGAAGCACAAGAAGAAGCACCACAACTTCACCGAGGCTCCTGAGCCCGAGCCCGTTGTGGTTCCTCGTCCTCCCCCGCAGCTCCGACTCAAAATCAAACTGGGAGGACAGACGCTGGGAACCAAGAG TGTTCCCACCTTCACTGTGCATCCCGGCGTGGCTCGTCCTCCCTCGCCGTTGATGATCATCGATAACAACGATgatgacgacgacgatgatgacgacgacgacgatgaGGAGCCCTCTGTGCCTCTGGAGCAGTACCGGGCCTGGCTGG ATGAAGACAGTAACCTGGCAACGTCTCCTCTACCAGACATGGACTCAGACTCTATGATGGGCGGGCCTGTAGACGAGGAGGAGAGGTGGCTGGACGCTCTGGAGAAAGGAGAACTCGATGACAACGGAGAGCTGAAGAAGGAAGTGGACGAGTCGCTGCTCACAGCCAGACAG AAAGCGCTGCTACACAAGCAGCAGATCCAGCCTCTCCTGGAGCTCCCCATGGGCTACAAGGAGAAGGAGATGACCGCAGAGATGATGCAGAAGCGCGAAGAGCGAGCTCGAAAGAGACGCCTGCAGGCCGCCAAGAAGGCAGAAGAGAACAAGAACCAGACAATAGAAAGACTGACGAAAACCAGCAAAGCCAAGATTAAAAGTATGAAAGAGAAGAAGTCCAAGCAGAGTCAGTGTCCCATGGTCCGCTACAGCGACTCTGTCCAGGGCGTGACCATCTCCTTCCCCACCGGAGTCCCTACTCCAGCCTCTGCACCTCCCTGTCCTCCACCTCCATCTCCCGCCAGCTGCGGGGTCAACGGGTGCAGCAACCTGAAGAAGTACTCCTGCTCCAAGACCGGggttcctctctgcagcctcgaGTGCTACAAGAGGAACCTGCTGCTCGTGCAGAGCGCAGCTTGA
- the ino80b gene encoding INO80 complex subunit B isoform X2, whose product MGKRKEMIHPRFLGEGGSGLHSVHKRKHKKHKKHKKKHHNFTEAPEPEPVVVPRPPPQLRLKIKLGGQTLGTKSVPTFTVHPGVARPPSPLMIIDNNDDDDDDDDDDDDEEPSVPLEQYRAWLDMDSDSMMGGPVDEEERWLDALEKGELDDNGELKKEVDESLLTARQKALLHKQQIQPLLELPMGYKEKEMTAEMMQKREERARKRRLQAAKKAEENKNQTIERLTKTSKAKIKSMKEKKSKQSQCPMVRYSDSVQGVTISFPTGVPTPASAPPCPPPPSPASCGVNGCSNLKKYSCSKTGVPLCSLECYKRNLLLVQSAA is encoded by the exons AtggggaaaaggaaagaaatgatTCACCCCAGGTTTCTCG GTGAAGGCGGCTCTGGACTTCACAGCGTTCACAAGCGGAAACATAAAAAGCACAAGAAGCACAAGAAGAAGCACCACAACTTCACCGAGGCTCCTGAGCCCGAGCCCGTTGTGGTTCCTCGTCCTCCCCCGCAGCTCCGACTCAAAATCAAACTGGGAGGACAGACGCTGGGAACCAAGAG TGTTCCCACCTTCACTGTGCATCCCGGCGTGGCTCGTCCTCCCTCGCCGTTGATGATCATCGATAACAACGATgatgacgacgacgatgatgacgacgacgacgatgaGGAGCCCTCTGTGCCTCTGGAGCAGTACCGGGCCTGGCTGG ACATGGACTCAGACTCTATGATGGGCGGGCCTGTAGACGAGGAGGAGAGGTGGCTGGACGCTCTGGAGAAAGGAGAACTCGATGACAACGGAGAGCTGAAGAAGGAAGTGGACGAGTCGCTGCTCACAGCCAGACAG AAAGCGCTGCTACACAAGCAGCAGATCCAGCCTCTCCTGGAGCTCCCCATGGGCTACAAGGAGAAGGAGATGACCGCAGAGATGATGCAGAAGCGCGAAGAGCGAGCTCGAAAGAGACGCCTGCAGGCCGCCAAGAAGGCAGAAGAGAACAAGAACCAGACAATAGAAAGACTGACGAAAACCAGCAAAGCCAAGATTAAAAGTATGAAAGAGAAGAAGTCCAAGCAGAGTCAGTGTCCCATGGTCCGCTACAGCGACTCTGTCCAGGGCGTGACCATCTCCTTCCCCACCGGAGTCCCTACTCCAGCCTCTGCACCTCCCTGTCCTCCACCTCCATCTCCCGCCAGCTGCGGGGTCAACGGGTGCAGCAACCTGAAGAAGTACTCCTGCTCCAAGACCGGggttcctctctgcagcctcgaGTGCTACAAGAGGAACCTGCTGCTCGTGCAGAGCGCAGCTTGA